From a single Pempheris klunzingeri isolate RE-2024b chromosome 2, fPemKlu1.hap1, whole genome shotgun sequence genomic region:
- the tpra1 gene encoding transmembrane protein adipocyte-associated 1 homolog, protein MLATVTAVVRFAQNNGSISPTPLENTSAFPTWLPDTEANITKPHRCLQVLYEDIGESRVRFWDILLLVPNVAFFVFLMWKVPSARAKIRLTSSPIFVTFYLLVFVVAAVGITRAVVSMTVSASSAATIIDKVLWEITRFFLLAIELSVIILGLAFGHLESKSSIKRVLAITAVLALAYSITQGTLEILYPDSHLSAEDFNIYGHGGRHFWLASSCFFFLVYSLIVILPKTPVRERISLPSKRSFYVYAAILSLLNLVQGLGSALLCAGVIEGLCCVDVTTFLYFSTFAPLIYVTFLKGFFGSEPKILFSYKSQVDEPDESDVHLPPTVATTLGRKELTDQGLYYSSTQIDGSGPGSSRMVGAYLDDVASGPYGSSSINSVEADRWRPINA, encoded by the exons ATGCTAGCCACAGTGACTGCTGTGGTTAGGTTTGCTCAAAACAATGGCAGTATTTCACCTACACCGCTGGAGAACACATCAGCATTCCCAACCTGGCTACCTGATACTGAAGCCAACATCACCAAGCCTCACAGATGTCTACAAGTTCTGTACGAGGACATAGGAGAGTCCAG GGTGCGTTTTTGGGACATTTTACTGCTAGTGCCTAATGTGGCCTTCTTTGTATTCCTGATGTGGAAGGTGCCCTCAGCCAGGGCAAAGATTCGACTCACCTCCAGCCCCATCTTCGTCACCTTCTACTTACTG GTGTTTGTTGTAGCGGCGGTCGGAATCACCCGGGCCGTAGTGTCCATGACTGTCAGTGCGTCCAGTGCTGCCACCATCATAGACAAA GTGCTGTGGGAAATCACCCGTTTCTTCTTGCTGGCTATTGAGCTCAGTGTTATCATCTTGGGACTGGCTTTTG GCCACCTGGAGAGTAAGTCCAGCATAAAGCGTGTGCTGGCTATCACTGCTGTGCTGGCTCTGGCCTATTCCATCACACAG GGCACACTAGAGATCCTTTATCCAGACAGTCACCTGTCTGCGGAGGACTTCAACATCTACGGTCACGGTGGGCGACACTTCTGGTTGGCCAgctcctgcttcttcttcctG GTGTACTCTTTGATTGTGATCTTGCCCAAAACTCCAGTGAGGGAGAGGATATCTCTTCCAT CTAAGAGGAGTTTCTATGTGTACGCTGCTATCCTGTCTTTACTGAACCTCGTCCAGGGCCTCGGCAGTGCTCTGCTATGTGCTGGAGTCATAGAGGGACTCTG CTGTGTGGATGTCACCACCTTCCTGTACTTCTCCACCTTTGCTCCGCTCATTTATGTCACATTCCTCAAGGGCTTCTTTGG CTCGGAGCCCAAGATCTTGTTCTCCTACAAGTCACAGGTGGATGAGCCAGATGAAAGTGACGTCCACCTTCCCCCAACTGTCGCTACAACCCTTGGCCGTAAGGAGCTCACCGACCAGGGTCTGTACTACTCCTCCACCCAGATCGATGGCTCTGGTCCCGGCAGCTCTCGCATGGTTGGAGCATACCTGGATGATGTCGCGTCGGGACCGTACGGCTCCAGCAGCATAAACAGCGTTGAAGCTGACCGCTGGAGACCTATTAATGCGTGA
- the trim107 gene encoding zinc-binding protein A33 has protein sequence MTLNRKAALKTTVGSPPAAMSARETEANFPQNQPQVLALELTCPICLQLFSEPVSLPCGHLYCRGCLQTMGEGLDQHNCPECQAEYQGTKDLVKSFKMCSIIETYKVSAGKVCSTADASDVGRVTIKSDGRFVTEEPNREIDESSGCEGKGSFQIGSGSTEQPFSVDQKQGSSKGKKEMAEPKFRLASQVTDLSLKLEMAESVLRKEKERELEVAAASGQLREKASKLLGQIEDLSQRYSAQVMQLIDEELAPGEAGIGSRVSHASELTKQLRQAVLTAESLLTEEDEAAFRDELRTLQPRIVELMAKPVEEEEDHIESKVNPARACPKLESMSAELRERLGEIQRSLRNTLNPSEVTFDPETAHPNLVLSEDLKTVTFNATKQPYPSSPKRFTSFFQVLSTQSFYEGDHCWEVELEGSPWIIGMCYSGKLARSGLPSALESSRSSWCLMWFNNLLTAFEQSHSVPLKKTTVSRRLEIRLSFKTHRLSFYNISPVSGKTHVYTFKANLTEPVHLAYRMMSGHPKARVTIYS, from the exons ATGACTCTGAACAGGAAGGCAGCACTCAAAACTACTGTCGGATCAC CGCCTGCCGCCATGTCTGCGAGAGAGACTGAAGCAAACTTTCCTCAAAATCAGCCACAGGTGCTGGCTTTGGAGCTCACCTGCCCCATCTGCTTGCAGCTCTTCTCTGAACCAGTTTCTCTCCCCTGCGGCCACCTCTACTGCCGTGGCTGCCTTCAGACGATGGGAGAAGGCCTCGACCAACACAACTGTCCAGAGTGCCAGGCAGAGTACCAGGGGACCAAAGACCTTGTGAAAAGCTTCAAAATGTGCAGCATCATAGAGACCTACAAAGTCTCCGCTGGGAAAGTCTGCTCCACTGCAGATGCTTCCGACGTCGGCCGCGTAACGATCAAGAGCGACGGCAGGTTTGTTACAGAAGAACCAAACAGAGAGATCGACGAGAGCTCAGGGTGTGAGGGCAAGGGTAGCTTTCAAATTGGGTCTGGATCCACAGAGCAGCCCTTTTCTGTGGATCAAAAACAAGGCAGCAGCAAAGGCAAAAAGGAAATGGCTGAACCGAAATTCAGACTGGCATCTCAAGTCACAGATTTGAGCCTCAAGTTGGAGATGGCAGAGAGTGTGCTGAGGAAAGAGAAGGAACGGGAGCTGGAGGTGGCCGCTGCTAGTGggcagctgagagagaaagCGTCCAAACTTTTAGGGCAAATAGAAGATTTGTCGCAGAGGTACAGCGCACAGGTGATGCAGCTGATTGACGAGGAGCTGGCTCCAGGCGAGGCCGGTATAGGCAGCCGAGTCAGTCACGCCTCTGAGCTGACCAAGCAGCTGAGACAGGCTGTGCTCACAGCCGAGTCCCTCCTGACCGAGGAGGACGAGGCAGCGTTTAGGGACGAGCTCCGTACTCTGCAACCGCGCATTGTGGAGTTGATGGCCAAGcctgtggaggaagaggaagaccacATTGAATCAAAAGTCAACCCAGCACGAGCGTGTCCCAAGCTGGAAAGCATGAGCGCCGAGCTGAGGGAAAGATTAGGAGAGATTCAGCGCTCTCTCCGAAACACCCTCAACCCCTCAgaggtgacctttgacccagaAACAGCCCATCCCAACCTGGTCCTCTCAGAGGATTTGAAGACAGTGACTTTCAACGCCACCAAACAGCCCTACCCATCCTCTCCTAAGAGGTTCACCAGCTTCTTCCAGGTCCTCAGCACCCAGAGCTTCTACGAAGGGGATCACTGCTGGGAGGTGGAGCTCGAAGGTTCTCCGTGGATCATTGGCATGTGCTACAGTGGGAAGCTAGCGCGTAGCGGGCTGCCATCTGCTCTGGAAAGCAGCCGGAGCTCCTGGTGCCTGATGTGGTTCAACAACCTGCTGACAGCCTTTGAGCAGAGTCACAGTGTGCCGCTGAAGAAGACCACGGTGTCACGCAGGCTGGAGATCAGACTCAGCTTCAAGACCCACAGGCTGAGCTTCTACAACATCAGCCCTGTCAGCGGGAAGACTCATGTGTACACATTTAAGGCCAACCTGACTGAGCCGGTGCACCTGGCCTACAGGATGATGTCAGGGCACCCCAAAGCACGTGTCACTATTTATTCATGA